AATATGATTGACACGAGTGGCCCTTTCTTATTTGAACGCCTGAGAATGGTTTGGTTGATTTCCCACCTGGAAGTGTCCAATCTTCTGTCCGAAAGCTTCTCTAACGTGCAGGTAGGGAACGGAAAAGTCCATCACAGATTGCATAATGCTGAAAGAGGGGAGCATTTTCTTCATTGCagaacaaactcagcaaaaaaataaaacatcctctcactgtcaactgcgtttattttcagcaaacttaacatgtataaatatttgtatgaacataagattcaacagacATAAACTAAACAGGTTCCACAGACATTTGActgacagaaatggaataatgtgtccctgaacaaaggggagggggggggtcaaattcAAAagttagtcagtatctggtgtggccaccagctgcattaagtactacagtgcatctcctccttgtggactgcaccagaccagatttgcccgttcttgctgtgagatgttaccccactcttccaccaaggcacctgcaagttcccagacatttctggggggggggggggggggggggggggggggggggccctagCCATCACccttcgatccaacaggtcccagacgtgctcaatgggattgagatccgggctcagAAAGCTGACATTCCTCTCTCGCAAGAAATCAGCCATacagctcgttctgtgcgtggtggcattatcatgctggagggtcatgtcaggatgagcctgcaggaagggtaccacatgagggaggatgtcttccatgtaacgcaaagcgttgagattgcctgcaatgacaacaatctcagtccgatgatgctgtgacacaccgccccagaccatgacagaccctccacctcgatcccgctccagagcacaggcctcggtgtaacgctcattccttcgacaataaacgcgaatccgatcaccccccctggtgagacaaaaccgcgactcgtcaatgAAGAATACtttgacagtcctgtctggtccagcgatggtggctttgtgcccataggcgacgttgttgctggtgatgtctggtgaggacctgccttacaggcctataagccctcagtccagcctctcatcctattgcggacagtctgagcactgatggagggattgtgcgttcctggtttaactctggcagttgttgttgccatcctgtacctgtcccacaggtgtgatgttcaatggtaccgatcctgtgcaggtgttacacgtggtctgccactgcgaggacaatcagctgttcgtacggtctccctgtagcgctgtcttaggcgtctcacagtacagacattgcaatttaatgccctggccacatctgcagtgctcatgcctccttgcagcatgcctaaggcacgttcatgcagataagcagggacactgggcatctttcttttggtgtttttcagagtcagttgaaaggcctctttagtgtcctaagttttcataactgtgaccttaattgctttccatctgtaagctgttagtgtcttaaatgaccgttccacaggcgtatgttcattaattgtttatggttcattgaacaagcatgggaaacagtgtttaaaccctttacaatgaagatctgtgaagtttagatttttacgaattacCTTTGAACgacagggttctgaaaaaggacatttctttttttgctgtgttTAGATAGACGTAGACAGAATAGGCTCATGGGCATGTGTTATATACCCAGAATATGTATATTTACCCGATAGGTCCTGCTGCAAGCACAAGTCTCTCCAGGTCAAGTCCACTCATCATCACATAGACTCCCTTGTTGAGAGGACCCAAGACATTCTCCTCTGTAATCAAAAGACAACGTTGCAATTGAAAACGTAATTCATGATGATAAAAAATATTTCTGAACACACTCACAGATGTGCATACATGCTCAGGCAcatgcgcgcacgcacacacctgGAATCTTGCAGTCCTCAAAGACAAGTTCACAAGTGTTGGATCCCCTCATTCCCAGTTTATCCAGCTTCTGTGCTGTGCTAAACCCTGGCATTCCCTGTAGGAATAAAAGTTGGGCACAAATTTACCAATATGTCCAGACTATGGTTGCAAAATTCTAGTATCTTTCTCAAAactcccaggttttccagaaatccagaATCCTCCAAAACACGATTACTGGGAAACCTGGGAAATGTTGGGAAAGTCCATGTAGAGGCCGAGACAGAAGCGTTTCCATTATCGATCATAATAAAATAAAGTGTAAAAGGGCCCAGATACATAACTGATGAAGTATAAACGGGTCCAGAACAACGGACCCTCTAAAACTGCATGTGGTCGTGCACAACAAATATCAGCCCATGGAGAGAAGccagagattgaacttcactcaactttttaGAGCAGTGATCACCAACCGGTTGATCGTCCTCTAAGGCATTCCTAGTTGAtacccaaacatttctgtaaaaacccaacgataaagccttgtgtaacctattttgttttattttgtctCGGGCTATTGTCAGTAGGTGCAGCAAATTTAGCTGCCCTGTGCAATGGGTAGGCAAACTTACCATTtggaaccatttcatgtgtctgaaggtacaaactcggCCTTCCCGGCGGGCccggagagcaaatcaagtgcactataggcttaccgctggccaatcggatggctcatattactgtgtctccagtaatttagcaggcataaaagaaagcaaagttgatactgtgagatttaaaaaccatgactagagagactaTATTCAACacttataagccataaaatactTGTTCTTCCTATTTACACTCAacgctacaacaagcactgcagctgtaataaatgagtaggaaagtgtatctgtaggcgttattattagcggcttgggtcttttAATAATAaaggaatatttaactttctctgttcataggagtaacatgAATTTGTAGGCAGAAATAATGTGGTGagactcgagtttcgccatcagctgaaAGACAGTGTCCCCATTTTTGGTCAGTATCagcggaggaaagggagagcggagggatgttgagGCAGACCTTCAGTCTGCCGCTCTCTCCCTCAGGCcagtgaaataaaaatgtaaaagtaTGTTTACTGAGCCTcaagtaatacaacaacggattgattaccggtgtgatcatatagcctacctcaaattttgaaatataatttgaaaaaatatattttttaaatgtcccgAACtatgcattggcagggcaattcaagcaaagccaatatgtGGTATTAATGTATTtggcctatagcttactgcacaaacaCAACAGATACACAacagattttgttgtaggcagaacgcatcggagtaggattctattgcattgacacacaggacgtactctacacagaccggtgcggcataaccaatcagacctgcaataggcctatatgcaaacagATCTGTCCCATTGACGTTGAACtgaactgtgtttacagcatgaacAGTTGttagtagatgcgcttgttttgagatcaaagcgagagctgcatgtagccacgtgtgcacatctGTTCATATCCTTCGCTAGTtggtgagttattagcccagttatagatcatttgtagacagcaataggggagtgattgcttcctacaagaacaCAAAACATGTACATTCCTAGACATATTTGAAAAAcgagtcaggtaaagagattCTTaaagggcagtgttgtattttgagacaagcttgaataagctaagtagacAATAGGCAGAGGGAACATTaatttgtctgtttctctgtaaatggtataatgcattttattttgtaaagtggtttgcCTAAACAACATttccagtcacctccttgtctgaaggacaagtggataaacaggttaatgccaagccctgcatgtttaaaaaaaagtctcatggaatgtaggcctacattgaacaccaaacattggctgctactgtaggctgaatgatagaacagctacttccatgttaaaatgttataggatgcattttctccattgtttttgatggtaggccactctggtaggtccACCTTATGATCAAATagacacagtagcctacttggccactgttaaactTAAAGCCAGTACAGATTCAGAGTTCACAGTAAACCTGTAACTTAAAGCCAGTACAGATTCAGAGTTCACAGTAAACACGCGCTGGAAGTTACACAGACTTTTCAAAACGTTTaagtttgcactcagcagacctgaaatttgcttaAAGCCAGACAAAAAAAACTAGAGGGAATATAGACCCAGACCCATAACTGGTGAAGTGTAAATAGGCCCAGACCCATAACTGGTAAAGTGTAAATAGGCCCAGACCCATAACTGGTAAAGTGTAAATAGACCCAGACCCATAACTGGTAAAGTGTAAATAGACCCAGACCCATAACTGGTAAAGTGTAAATAGACCCAGACCCATAACTGGTAAAGTGTAAATAGGCCCAGACCCATAACTGGTAAAGTGTAAATAGGCCCAGACCCATAACTGGTAAAGTGTAAATAGGCCCAGACCCGTAACTGGTAAAGTGTAAATAGGCCCAGACCCATAACTGGTGAAGCTGTTGTAAGTGGAATATGGAAGGCGTTTGGTTTCATTGCCTACGATAAATACTTGCCTTCTCCACAATGAAAGCTGTGATACCCTTTTGGTGAGCCTCCGGGTCTGTCTTAGCGTACACAATGAGAACGTCGGCATCTGGCCCGTTGGTGATCCAGAACTTTCCACCGTTAAGAATGTAGTGGTCACCTTCAGCAAAATAAAAAcccagagaggagatggacagcaTTATGAGCAAAGATGCGATTTAAGAGGTAAGGAACTGACTCAGTGAACTTGTGCTACTACGGAAAGGGGCTATAAGGAGAGTATTCCAGAAGGCTCACCTTCTTTCTTGGCCTTCAGTTTCATGGACACCACATCGGATCCGGCGTTGGGCTCACTCATTGCCAAGGCACCCACGTGCTCTCCTGTCATGAGCTGGGGAAATTATATTAGAAAGATAAGCGAGCATTCAAACagtattcagaccttgactttttccacattgttacgttacagccttattcgaaaattgattaaataaattgtttctcaatctacacacaataccccataatgacaacgaaCAGGTTTTGGAAATGTTTTGAAATGTAttccaaataaaaaatataccatatttacataagcattcagaccctttgctatgagactcaaaattgagctcaggaacatcctgtttccattgatcatccttgagacgtttctacaacttggagtccactggtggtaaatttaattgattggacatgatttggaaagacacacacctgtctatataaggtcccacagttgacagtgcatgtcagagcaaataccaaaccatgaggtcgaagtaattgtctgtagagttccgagacaatattgtgtcgaggcacagatctaaggaagggtaccaaaaaaaagtctgcagcattgaagatccccaagaacacagtggcctccatcattcttaaatggaggaagtttgaaaccaccaagactcttcctagagctggccgcctggccaaactgaacgATCGGGgagaagggaggtgaccaagaacccaatggtcactctgacagagcgccAGAGTTCGTCAGTcacgatgggagaaccttccagaagaacaaccatctctgcagcactccaccgttgaggcctttatggtaaaatggaagccactcctcagtaaaaggcacatgacagctcgctgagtatgccaaatggcacctaaaggactcttaaaccatgagaaacaagattctctggtcggatgaaaccaagattgaactctttggcctgaatgccaagcatcaagtctggaggaaacctggcaccatcactacggtgaaggatggtggtggcagcgtcatgttgtggggatgtttttcagcggcagggactgggagactagacaggatcgagggaaagatgaacggagcaaaatacagagagatccttgatgagcaCCTGCTctaaagcgctcaggacctcagactgtggcaaaaggacaacgaccctatgcacaaagccaagacaacccaggagtggcttcgggacaagtctctgaatgtccttgagtggcccagcctgagcccggacttgaacccgatctaacatctttggagagacctgaaaatagctgtgcagcgatgtgccccatctaacctgacagcgcttgagagtatctgcagagaattggagaaactcccaaaatacaggtgtgccaagcttgtagcgtcatacccaagtagactcaaggctgtaattgctgccaaagtgcttcaacaaagtactgagtaaagggtctgaatacttatgtaaaatgtgatagttcctttttttttttgctttgtcattatggggtattgtgtgtagtgtttaatTGTgcattgagggggaaaaaacaatttaatctattttagaataaggttgtaatgtagaAGAAGTGacggggtctgaatagtttctgaatgcactgtaacatGGCTATTTCAATTTGAAACTGCCTGTATAGAGTAGACACAAACATGCTCTCCTGTCATGAGCTGGGAAAAGACAACAGCATACATTTCATATCAAAGAAATAAAAAGAACACCTGTATACTTCAGGGTGCAATTAAGCATGTATGGGACTACAAATACCATCCACACCTTGGCCATGTACTTGTCCTTCTGCTTCGTGTTGCCATGGCGCACCATCTGATTGACACAGAGGTTCGAATGGGCCCCGTAGCTGAGGGCGACAGCTGCCGACACTCGCGACATTTCCTCCATCACAATCACATGATCTAGGTAACCCAATCCTGAACCGCCATAATCcacttagagagagagggggggtgagaagTTAACATAGTGATGATGCTACTTCTACATCAGATCACCATCACGGCCATTGGTGAAACTACTGGTAAACTATTTTACGCCGGGGTAAATAGCATAGTGATACATCAACCGAAATCAATATCCATCTCTTACATGGGGCAGTGATACCCAGGAGTCCCATATCACCCATGTCTTTCCAAAAGTCCTGCATGAAAAAAAACAAGAGGTTACCAGGTGTAAACCTCTTACAAAGTTCATAGTTTTAGTCACTAAATACACACTCAATGTAGACCTACATGAAGAACATTAAGAGTTACCTCTATTGTAATACAATGTCCAGTATTTTTATGATTTAGGTCATGGATCCTAATGATGTCTTGTTATTCATTTGAGGTGGATTACTACTGTTTGTAGTGCAGTCCACAGTAAGATATTACAATTATTCAAGAAGAAtaccacacacaccatcctattatgGTAAGGTTGTCCTAGTTTGCTAGCTCTTCTTAGAATTGTACATGTCATCATCTCACCCGCATCCCAACAAATTCATTGCTCTTGTCAATCTCATCGGCAATGGGTGCCAGCTTCTCGGCTAGGAACCTCCGGATTGTCTGTCGGAGCTGGACAACACAGGGAATGACAGCAACAATAtcaagaaaaatgtatcaacatGAATTTCAAACGGAATATGTTCTCATGTATACTGTTAAAACAATTATGTTTACCAATACAATAAATACTAGATAACATCAACATATTTTGATATTGTTATTCCCTTTCAGAGGGAAGTAGCGTCACATGCATGCATGAACTTTCACCCAATCAAAAACTGCACAAGAAACCCACCCCTCGTCCACACCAACGTTAGCAGTCCGCACGTAACATTTGTGTGGGATCATACCAGTAGCTACCAGAGGTCTGAAAGCATTGTTTGCCCCGTGCATAAATTTGCTCTGAGCCGACTAGTAGTGAGCTACAGCTGGTAGCCTAACTGAGCTGAACAACGAGCGCCTCTATGTCGAGACGACATAGGTAGTTAGTACAACCAAAGTCATCTAAATAAGACTCTCGCCACAACAGTTAACGTTATGTCATAACAGTAGCAGTCCGTCATTTTGGCCTCTAACACTAGCTACGCGTCCTTGACACCTTTTTGTTTTGTT
The sequence above is a segment of the Salvelinus fontinalis isolate EN_2023a chromosome 15, ASM2944872v1, whole genome shotgun sequence genome. Coding sequences within it:
- the ivd gene encoding isovaleryl-CoA dehydrogenase, mitochondrial — its product is MFAVRSAFRLGARITEISRRGCAAGLPVDDVVNGLTEEQIQLRQTIRRFLAEKLAPIADEIDKSNEFVGMRDFWKDMGDMGLLGITAPLDYGGSGLGYLDHVIVMEEMSRVSAAVALSYGAHSNLCVNQMVRHGNTKQKDKYMAKLMTGEHVGALAMSEPNAGSDVVSMKLKAKKEGDHYILNGGKFWITNGPDADVLIVYAKTDPEAHQKGITAFIVEKGMPGFSTAQKLDKLGMRGSNTCELVFEDCKIPEENVLGPLNKGVYVMMSGLDLERLVLAAGPIGIMQSVMDFSVPYLHVREAFGQKIGHFQLMQAKMADMYTRLGACRQYLYNVARACDKGHFSSMDCAGVILYCAENATQVALDGIQCLGGNGYINDYPMGRFLRDAKLYEIGAGTSEVRRLIIGRAFNAMYK